The following DNA comes from Chloroflexota bacterium.
TGGAGGGACGGGACACACAGCGAGTCAAGGGAACTCGCCACGGCCAACGGTCGGGAGCCGGCGGCCAGAAGGAAAGGGACCATCACCATGGTTGCAACAATGGCACTGAAGGGCCAGAATGAAACGACACGTGCGGAACCGGTGGAATCCGTCAGCGATGCCGAACTGATGGAGCAAGTGCAGCAGCAGGATAAGCACGCCCTGGAACTGCTGCACGAGCGCTACTTCAACCGCGCGGTGGGCGTTTCCTTCAAGGTGCTGCGCGACGAGGACCTGGCGCAGGAAGTGGCACAGGAAGCGTTCTGGCGGGTGTGGCAGCGGGCCCAGCAGTTTCAGGGCCGGCGCGGCTCGTTCACCAACTGGCTGTTTGGCATCGTGCGCAACCTGTCGATCGACGAGATCCGGCGCGACCGCAGCGCCGAACTGCCAGATGACGATGACCTCTCGGACGCGCCATCGTATCTGATCACGCAGGACAACCTGACCGATGTGGTGGACGAGCGCATCCGCTACGACAGTCTGCGCGCCGCGATGCAGAAGTTGCCCCCGGCCCAGCGGCAAGTGCTGGAACTGGCGTATTTTCACGGGCTGACGCGCCGCGAGATCTCGAGCAAGCTCGGCGAGCCGCTTGGCACCGTCCATACGCGGGCACTGCTCGGTATGAACAAGCTGCGCGAGATGGTCAGCCCGGAGTAACGGGCGCTATCGCAACACGCAGAACCGCCACAACGCGCGAAAAAGCCCGGACATACCTGTGCCCGGGCTTTTGTTTTGCACCCTCCGCACGCTACGCCG
Coding sequences within:
- a CDS encoding sigma-70 family RNA polymerase sigma factor; this translates as MVATMALKGQNETTRAEPVESVSDAELMEQVQQQDKHALELLHERYFNRAVGVSFKVLRDEDLAQEVAQEAFWRVWQRAQQFQGRRGSFTNWLFGIVRNLSIDEIRRDRSAELPDDDDLSDAPSYLITQDNLTDVVDERIRYDSLRAAMQKLPPAQRQVLELAYFHGLTRREISSKLGEPLGTVHTRALLGMNKLREMVSPE